A single Botrytis cinerea B05.10 chromosome 1, complete sequence DNA region contains:
- the Bcpcd1 gene encoding Bcpcd1, with protein MAPLSAASIGALARLRAYKPPPFDTVWNLLPLSRRAAVLVLLFADRRGDLRVVITMRSTTLRNFSGQAAFPGGKADALSETPFEIARREASEEIGLPRYDHKIPAPFRIEHLCQLPFSLARTALAVRPCVAFLHADNATSEREASVEEDLMPRLDAREVAAVFSAPFHNFLRMEDEVRKEDESLLPGKKSDWYSGAWHEWHDTKWRMHNFYVPITNQKVSRPKVREGGQAAIAEELEEQEEKGLARFKVWGMTARMLVDAARIAYEQEPEFEHNAHVGDEELIAKLQSTGHLEEKKDVSVAEIIDARNKIKEEKSGAKI; from the exons ATGGCTCCGCTTTCCGCAGCTTCAATA GGAGCACTAGCCCGACTCCGAGCCTACAAACCACCACCCTTCGACACAGTATGGAATCTCCTCCCCCTAAGTCGCCGAGCCGCAGTCCTCGTGCTGCTCTTTGCAGACCGCCGAGGAGACCTCCGAGTCGTCATCACCATGCGCTCGACCACCCTCCGAAACTTTTCCGGCCAAGCTGCGTTTCCCGGCGGGAAAGCCGATGCGCTTTCCGAGACGCCGTTTGAGATTGCCCGACGAGAAGCTAGCGAGGAAATCGGCCTGCCGAGATACGATCACAAGATTCCGGCGCCGTTTAGAATAGAACATCTATGCCAGCTTCCATTTAGCTTGGCTAGAACGGCATTGGCTGTGCGACCCTGCGTTGCATTTCTCCACGCCGACAATGCAACGAGTGAGAGAGAAGCTAGTGTAGAAGAGGATTTGATGCCGCGGCTCGATGCCCGAGAAGTAGCGGCTGTGTTTTCTGCTCCTTTTCATAACTTTTTGCGCATGGAAGATGAAgtgaggaaagaagatgaatctTTATTACCGGGGAAGAAAAGTGATTGGTATAGTGGAGCTTGGCATGAATGGCATGATACAAAGTGGCGGATGCATAATTTCTATGTGCCGATTACCAACCAGAAGGTATCGAGGCCGAAGGTTAGAGAGGGAGGACAGGCTGCTATTGCTGAAGAGCTCGAGGAACAGGAAGAGAAGGGTTTGGCACGCTTTAAAGTATGGGGGATGACAGCGAGGATGCTGGTTG ATGCGGCTAGGATTGCATACGAGCAAGAGCCAGAATTCGAG CATAACGCTCATGTTGGGGATGAAGAGCTCATTGCTAAATTGCAAAGCACGGGTCATctcgaagaaaaaaaggacGTGTCAGTTGCAGAAATCATTGATGCTAggaataaaatcaaagaagaaaaatccGGAGCAAAGATATAG